The Geomonas ferrireducens genome includes a window with the following:
- a CDS encoding tetratricopeptide repeat protein: MKIRMLCNGWLAILMLAWAAISWAAPQPGFSVAFRAYQQHDYPTALRLFKADHGGDSCYLLGIMYYRGEGVPADKKEAIRWLTEAAEKNHLRAQYNLGMIYDKGDGVPQDLKEAAKWYRMGAEKGHAQSQFNLGLMYTNGEGVPKDHGEAVKWLRLAAKKGHVNARKLLKVMGEKY, from the coding sequence ATGAAGATACGCATGCTTTGCAATGGATGGCTCGCCATCCTCATGCTGGCCTGGGCCGCCATCTCATGGGCGGCCCCCCAGCCCGGCTTCAGCGTGGCCTTTCGGGCCTACCAGCAGCACGACTACCCCACCGCACTGCGGCTTTTCAAGGCCGACCACGGCGGAGACTCGTGCTACCTTCTCGGCATCATGTACTACAGGGGAGAAGGAGTCCCCGCCGACAAGAAGGAAGCGATCCGCTGGCTCACCGAGGCCGCGGAAAAGAACCACCTCCGGGCCCAGTACAACCTCGGCATGATCTACGACAAGGGGGACGGAGTCCCGCAGGACCTGAAAGAGGCGGCCAAGTGGTACCGCATGGGTGCGGAAAAGGGGCATGCACAGTCCCAGTTCAACCTGGGGCTCATGTACACAAACGGAGAAGGTGTCCCAAAGGATCACGGCGAAGCGGTCAAGTGGCTGCGCCTGGCGGCGAAGAAGGGACACGTCAACGCGCGCAAGCTGCTCAAAGTCATGGGTGAGAAGTATTGA
- a CDS encoding cytochrome C has translation MKVPTKFLTALLLVAAGAGNALAFHSGGVAACDGCHTVHNSSGGMAASTKGSANQYLLQGSDPSSTCLICHSGSTPTDSYRVATNPPPPLGLPPVQLTPGGDFAWLQKNYSWVDPATGLAVSSSGDAHGHNIIANDFLYFQDARNALAPGGTYPSASLSCISCHDPHGGYRILDSSGTVAKGGKPIAGSGSYGALPTASEAVGSYRMLAGAGYAPASYPLAPFVNDPPSAVSPATYNRSESTSDTRVAYGRGMSEWCGNCHAGLTHSSYPGDTVGNHPSGNSAKLPADVVATYNAYIATGNLGGTVANAYTSMVPFEEGTSDATQLAIATTSTAGPSVDDNVTCLTCHRAHASAWDSATRWNCAKGVYLTVAGSWPGIDAPTLQGQSGPASTGKTMAEYQQGMYGRPASQYATNQWSLCNKCHENDAYKQ, from the coding sequence ATGAAGGTGCCCACGAAATTTTTGACCGCACTTCTGCTGGTTGCGGCCGGAGCAGGCAACGCCCTCGCCTTTCACAGCGGCGGGGTCGCCGCCTGCGACGGTTGCCACACCGTGCACAACTCCTCCGGCGGGATGGCGGCGAGTACCAAGGGGTCGGCGAATCAGTACCTGCTGCAGGGCTCGGACCCGAGCTCGACCTGCCTCATCTGCCACTCCGGCTCCACCCCGACCGACAGCTACCGGGTGGCAACCAATCCGCCGCCTCCCCTGGGGCTGCCGCCGGTCCAGCTGACTCCCGGGGGCGATTTTGCCTGGCTGCAGAAGAACTACAGCTGGGTCGACCCCGCGACCGGCCTCGCGGTTTCCAGCAGCGGTGATGCCCACGGGCATAACATCATCGCCAACGATTTCCTGTATTTCCAGGACGCCCGCAACGCGCTGGCTCCCGGCGGCACGTACCCGTCTGCGAGCCTCAGCTGCATCAGCTGCCACGACCCGCACGGCGGGTACCGCATCCTCGACAGTAGCGGCACGGTGGCCAAGGGGGGCAAGCCGATTGCCGGTTCCGGCTCCTACGGCGCCCTCCCAACGGCAAGCGAGGCGGTCGGGAGTTACCGGATGCTGGCTGGAGCCGGGTATGCGCCCGCCTCGTACCCCCTGGCTCCCTTCGTCAACGATCCGCCCTCCGCCGTGTCTCCCGCAACCTACAACAGGTCGGAGAGCACCTCGGACACCAGGGTCGCCTATGGCCGGGGCATGTCGGAATGGTGCGGCAACTGCCACGCCGGCCTGACGCACTCCTCCTACCCCGGCGACACGGTAGGTAACCACCCCTCCGGCAACAGCGCCAAGCTACCGGCCGACGTCGTCGCCACCTACAACGCCTACATCGCCACGGGGAACCTGGGGGGGACCGTCGCCAACGCCTACACCTCGATGGTCCCCTTCGAGGAAGGGACCTCCGACGCGACGCAACTCGCCATTGCCACCACCTCGACCGCCGGCCCTTCCGTCGACGACAACGTGACCTGCCTTACCTGCCACCGGGCGCACGCCTCCGCCTGGGACAGCGCAACGCGCTGGAACTGCGCCAAGGGGGTCTACCTCACCGTGGCAGGCTCCTGGCCCGGAATCGATGCCCCCACCCTGCAGGGGCAGTCGGGGCCTGCGTCCACCGGCAAGACCATGGCTGAATACCAGCAAGGGATGTATGGGAGACCGGCGAGCCAGTACGCGACCAACCAGTGGTCCCTGTGCAACAAATGCCACGAGAACGACGCTTACAAACAGTAA
- a CDS encoding nuclease-related domain-containing protein, protein MYVVLRLVLLICVSLWLAFIINHKNYDYVLNKTLLSIHTNLKTSKLTSVLPEAVESMLIQNQRGPLQELLDRNYSIFALVITDCRTDSVYCPDQKVLMTTSPNLLVRKLPAPENLVNYPFIMLRLTVPAVASRSQAPRPIIGRLYTISTMPESFADDYHEWLKDPFGDYSLWKTYLTTTVNSLVAALLVWVILELFIKIKLIQGRAALERERILIANADKYLRQMEDKEAQIAEQEKASYAQFEVLIGRIKELEATLRHDREQQRAAEAIIQTIEQEWQAQVVQFREQLEQTGREKAALLSEVTRYRSASGKEKEEASRTLTNAISTPFENALEREIRETLGSATKAKSGAWRVLHQVDVAVGKEVSRFIDSVVISKDCIAVIEAKNYSGSIFAEGDVENTAWHCRPGNRAAVAIKASWGVNPYHQVREYVMTLMNVVNTRGSWRLPVYGVIVFPGGADLSGIGERLGKFYRVTSSDRLIATLDNIEAEARRENAHTKRPQPLQVEELVLGRRTMKTTAKLAAR, encoded by the coding sequence ATGTACGTCGTGTTGCGACTCGTTCTGCTGATCTGCGTTTCGCTCTGGCTCGCGTTCATTATCAACCACAAGAACTACGACTACGTCCTCAACAAGACCCTGCTCAGTATCCATACCAATCTCAAAACCTCCAAGCTCACCAGCGTCCTTCCGGAAGCGGTCGAGTCGATGCTGATCCAAAACCAGAGAGGACCGCTCCAGGAGCTTCTGGACCGAAATTACAGCATCTTCGCCCTGGTGATCACGGACTGCCGCACCGACTCCGTGTATTGCCCGGACCAGAAGGTGTTGATGACGACCTCCCCAAACCTCCTCGTCAGGAAACTTCCCGCTCCTGAGAACCTGGTCAACTATCCCTTCATCATGCTGCGCCTGACCGTTCCCGCCGTCGCGTCACGCTCACAGGCGCCTCGCCCCATCATCGGAAGGCTCTACACGATCAGCACCATGCCGGAGAGCTTCGCGGACGATTACCATGAGTGGCTGAAGGATCCCTTCGGCGACTACAGCCTGTGGAAGACCTACCTGACCACCACGGTGAACAGCCTGGTAGCCGCCCTGCTGGTGTGGGTGATCCTGGAACTCTTCATCAAGATAAAGTTGATCCAAGGGAGAGCCGCCCTGGAAAGGGAGCGCATTCTCATTGCCAACGCGGACAAGTATCTGCGCCAGATGGAAGACAAAGAAGCCCAGATCGCCGAGCAGGAAAAGGCCTCCTATGCCCAGTTTGAGGTACTAATCGGCCGGATCAAGGAGTTGGAGGCCACCCTGCGCCATGACAGGGAGCAGCAGCGTGCTGCCGAAGCGATCATACAGACCATCGAACAGGAATGGCAGGCGCAGGTGGTTCAATTCAGGGAACAACTGGAACAGACGGGCCGGGAGAAGGCCGCCTTGCTGAGCGAGGTGACACGATACCGAAGCGCATCGGGAAAGGAAAAAGAGGAGGCGTCGCGAACCCTCACCAACGCGATCTCCACTCCCTTCGAGAACGCGCTGGAACGCGAGATCAGGGAAACCCTCGGCTCCGCCACGAAGGCGAAATCGGGCGCGTGGAGGGTGCTGCACCAGGTTGATGTTGCGGTGGGAAAAGAGGTAAGCCGGTTCATTGACAGCGTGGTGATCAGCAAGGACTGCATCGCGGTGATCGAAGCGAAGAACTACTCCGGCAGCATCTTCGCAGAGGGAGACGTGGAGAATACCGCTTGGCACTGCCGGCCGGGGAACCGCGCAGCGGTGGCGATCAAGGCGAGCTGGGGGGTGAACCCGTACCACCAGGTACGAGAGTACGTGATGACCTTGATGAACGTCGTCAACACCCGTGGCAGCTGGCGGCTGCCCGTTTATGGAGTCATCGTCTTCCCCGGCGGGGCTGACCTCTCCGGGATAGGAGAGCGGCTCGGCAAATTCTATCGGGTGACCAGCAGCGACCGGCTCATCGCCACCCTTGACAACATCGAAGCGGAGGCCCGGCGCGAAAATGCCCATACGAAAAGGCCCCAGCCGTTGCAGGTCGAGGAGTTGGTACTGGGGCGTAGAACCATGAAAACTACCGCAAAGCTTGCGGCAAGATGA